CGTGCGTCTTGATGGCGACCCCCATCGCACGACCGATACGATTCGCCAGCTGTTCAATGGTGACTTCCTCATCGTTGCCGATGTGATAGATCTCTCTGTGCCCGCCATGCTCATACATCGTCAGTATCCCCTGAACCGCATCACTCACGTAGCAGAATGCACGGGTTTCCTGTCCGGTGCCCTGTATTGGAAGATCAATCACAGTACCCTGCCCTACCTGTTGCATCAGTTCCTTTATCCTGAGCGTCAACTGCGGAATCACATGTTTGGTACCCATCCGGGGGCCGTAGACATTGTGCGGCCTGAAAACCTGCAGCTTTCTGAAGTGATCGCGCCCGTAATTCATGGCAATCAGCTCGGAAATGATTTTGGAGCCACCGTAGGAGTACCGAGGATTCAGGCTATCGGGCAGCATCAGCGGGACCGTTTCGGGTGTCGGAATCACAGTTGGTGTCTGATACGCTTCCGCTGAAGAAGCCACGACAAGGTCTGGCACATCTGCCCGTCGACAAGCATTGACAACAGCGAGAGCCCCGCGAATGCCGACATCCAGCACGAGTTCAGGCTGTTGGTAAAAGTTCTCTGTCCCATTGACCGCAGCGAGGTGCATCACGACATCAGCACCTCTTACTGCCTCGGTCACGGCGTCTTCATCCCGGACATCGATTTCACGCATATCCAGTTCTGCACGTATGTCATGCAGTCTGTTCGCGTCACCCCTGAGTTGATTATCGATTACAACGACCGCATCTCCGGCTGTCACCAACGCACGAACCAGGTGAGCACCAATGAATCCGCTACCGCCTGTCACCACCACTTTACGCATCATCAAGCCCTTCCACTCAAATTGCCAACCGCGAAGTACGAATGCCCCAGTTCGGCGTCAGACAGGTCACTGAAATGATTCCAGTAGTCATAGATGAAGGCATCTGGGTGCATAAGCCGCTG
This sequence is a window from Orrella marina. Protein-coding genes within it:
- a CDS encoding NAD-dependent epimerase/dehydratase family protein codes for the protein MMRKVVVTGGSGFIGAHLVRALVTAGDAVVVIDNQLRGDANRLHDIRAELDMREIDVRDEDAVTEAVRGADVVMHLAAVNGTENFYQQPELVLDVGIRGALAVVNACRRADVPDLVVASSAEAYQTPTVIPTPETVPLMLPDSLNPRYSYGGSKIISELIAMNYGRDHFRKLQVFRPHNVYGPRMGTKHVIPQLTLRIKELMQQVGQGTVIDLPIQGTGQETRAFCYVSDAVQGILTMYEHGGHREIYHIGNDEEVTIEQLANRIGRAMGVAIKTHGSDAPAGETSRRCPDISKMRKIGYAPEVMLEEGVALTVTDYLSEDSRPHQTYHNPLL